Genomic DNA from Vreelandella subglaciescola:
CCTGGCGCACGAACTGCTGGTGGGTGCCGAGTTCTCACGGGAAACCTACGACCGCACGGCGTCCAATCTGGGGCTGGGGTCGGCGGAGCACCCGTATCCTGACGGCGGTTACGACATGGGCAACCCGCCCGGGCATTGGGACGGCGGCACCACCTATACCGCCCGCGGTGCTAACGAAGCGACGCTGGAGAATCAGGCGATCTACGCTTTTGACACCGTTAGCCTGAATCCGCAGTGGGATCTGAGCTTTGGCCTGCGCCACGACTGGATCGACGGCGAAGCGGTGGATAAGGACGACAACGAGCGCACGACTACCAGCGACAGCGAGTTCAGCGGCCGCACCGGCGTGGTTTACAAACCGGCGACCAACGGGCGGGTGTATCTGGCCTACGGCACCTCGTTCAGCCCCTCGGCAGAAAACCTCGCCACCTCCGGCAGCCTTGGCCGTGGCAACGGGGCCGACAAGCTCTCGCCGGAAAAGAGCAAGACCTGGGAGCTGGGCACCAAGTGGGAACTGATGGACGGCCAGCTGGGACTGACCGGCGCGCTGTTCCGCGTGGATAAAGACAACGTGCGCGAGCAGGACGGTAACGGCGACCTGCGTCTGGCCGGCGAACAGCGCGTGCAGGGCGTGGAGCTGGGCATGACCGGCGAGCTGACCGATGCCTGGCAGCTGTACGCCAACTACACCTATCTGGACAGCGAAACGCTCAAGTCCATCGCTTCAGCGCAGACCAACGGCCGCGACCCCGAAGGGCATGCGCTTGGCAACACGCCGGAACACAGCGTCAGCCTGTGGTCGACCTATGACATCAGCCAGACGCTGCAGGTGGGGTACGGTACCCAGTACGTGGGCGAGCGCCACGTCGCCTCGGATGTCGCCGCGAAAATAGACGACTACTGGCTGCACAACGCCATGCTCGCGTACCGCGTGACCGACAACCTGAGCGCCCAGCTCAACGTCAACAACCTGTTTGATGAAGAGTATGTCTCCGGAGTACGCCCGCGTCCGGGCACCGATTCGCGCGGTTCTGCAGTGGAAATCGGCGATGGCCGTTCGGGCGTGCTGACGCTGGATTATCGTTTCTAAAGGAGATCTCCGCCATGATGCTTCACGTTCCCGAGGTGCTCGACAAGGCCCAGGTGGCCGAGTGCCGCGAGCTTTTGCTCAAAGCCCAATGGCAGGACGGCAAGGCCACCGCGGGCTTTCAGTCGGCCATGGCCAAGGATAACCTGCAGCTGCCCGAAGACTCTGATGTGGCTCGGCATCTGGCGCAAGTCGTCAGCGCGGCGGTCAAACGCCACCCGCTGTTTATCGCCGGCGCGCTGCCGGCGCATGTGTTTCCGCCGCTGTTCAACTGTTATCAGGGCGGGCAGTCGTTCGGACTGCATGTGGATAACTCAATGCGCATGGATCACAGCCGCGGTGAATACCTGCGCACGGATTTATCCGCGACGCTGTTTTTCAACGAGCCGGAGACCTACGAAGGCGGCGAGCTGATTGTGGAAGACACCTACGGTGCGCACAGCGTCAAGCTGCCGGCGGGGGATTTGATTCTCTACCCGTCATCAAGCCTCCACCGCGTCACGCCGGTTACCCAGGGCGCGCGCCTCGGCGCGTTTTTCTGGATACAAAGCATGGTGCGCGACGAAGGCCAGCGCAGCCTGCTGTTTGATCTGGATACCTCGATCCAGCAGATCCACCAGCAGCTCGGCGCCGACCACGCTTCAAGCGTCCAGCTCACCGGCGTTTACCACAACCTGCTACGCCGCTGGGGGCTTTGAGCCGCCGTTATTCCATGAATTCAGGCTGAAAGAGGGCGCTCATACGCAGAACGGCCGCCCGTGGGCGGCCATTTTGTTAGCCGGATTTAGTCCAAGCGGGACAGCTCGTTCTCAAGCTGCCTAATTTCGATTTTTTCTTCTTCAATCTTTTGCTGGTACTTGCGACGGTCATCCATGTCACCGTCTTCTTCGGCTTCCCTGAGATCGGCCTTATACTCGGCCAAATCTTCTTTGGCGTCTTGTATGTCTTCGATCAGGTCCTCGCGAAGGCCTTCATCAGTACAGTGGCGCTTCGCCTCTTGCAGCGCCTTTTCTAACCCAGCCACCTGATATTTATTGCCGTTTTCCTGAGCAATATCAAGCTGCTGTTCTATCTCGCAGAATTTCCTGTCGCAGCCTTTGACGCCCTCACAGCTTGACGATGCCAAGGCTGGAGTGGTTGCCAGCATCAACAGGAGCCCAGCGACGGTGGTGGCTGATCGGGTAAATGATTGCGCGGGCATTTTGAGCATGACTTTTCCTTTGTGGATTTGAGTAGCTAACGCCGAAGCTCAGTTGTGGCGGCGCAGCCGACATCAACTGCAGCGATTTGTTATACATTTCTCATTATTTGGTGC
This window encodes:
- a CDS encoding DUF1090 domain-containing protein yields the protein MLKMPAQSFTRSATTVAGLLLMLATTPALASSSCEGVKGCDRKFCEIEQQLDIAQENGNKYQVAGLEKALQEAKRHCTDEGLREDLIEDIQDAKEDLAEYKADLREAEEDGDMDDRRKYQQKIEEEKIEIRQLENELSRLD
- a CDS encoding Fe2+-dependent dioxygenase, with product MMLHVPEVLDKAQVAECRELLLKAQWQDGKATAGFQSAMAKDNLQLPEDSDVARHLAQVVSAAVKRHPLFIAGALPAHVFPPLFNCYQGGQSFGLHVDNSMRMDHSRGEYLRTDLSATLFFNEPETYEGGELIVEDTYGAHSVKLPAGDLILYPSSSLHRVTPVTQGARLGAFFWIQSMVRDEGQRSLLFDLDTSIQQIHQQLGADHASSVQLTGVYHNLLRRWGL